The Maridesulfovibrio salexigens DSM 2638 region CCAGCATATGTGGTCCAGCATGTCGCCGTCTTTGGTGGTATAAATGATCATTCTTCGAACCGCTCAATTTTGATTGAAAAGTCTTGCTGCTGTGCAACGCCGTCTTGAAAAAATACGCTGTCATTTCCAGTTACAGAAAGGATAATCCACTTATCGTGAACATTGCCCTGCCCGTCCACCATCATAAGAGGTTCGCCCGCGTTCATCATTTTACGCATTTCATCTATCTGGGTAAGCCCGCCTTTGTATGTCGGGTAGATTACGCCGGGCAAAGTGATAGCATCATCCCCCGGCCCTAAATCTTGATGGGCGACTCGCTTTCCGATCCGCTGTATTTTTGCCCACCGTCTAGCCGTTGAACGCTGCAAAGCCTGATACGCGGCAGTATCAACACTAAAAATAAAATCGCCTAATTTGAGCATTCCCATAACTTCACCTTTTAATCATGCAGGGCAAGCCGGGCATTGTTCCGGCCTTCTTCATCAAGTTTACGCATAACCGCGTCCGCGATTTCTTCAGGATCTTGCCCCGTCGCGGCATGGACTTGAATATCGTATTTATTGGAAATGGATTGCTGAGACTGACTTGAACGGAGTTCCACGGGCAGAGCTTGCGTTATGGTTTCGGTTCTGGCCTCGGCAACGGGCATGGACTTCTTCACGGTATCGCCGACTTTCGGCAATGGTTCTTCCTCTTCTTCATCGTCACCGAATCCAAAGAAGCTCCCAACACTGGAAACAACGCTTCCTACCGTATCAATCAGCCCGGAAAAGAAATCTTTGATAGGCTCCCAGTATTTCCAGATAAGCATAGCCCCGCCGACCACGGCCCCGACAATCAAGCCGATAGGGTTAGCAGCAATAGCGGCACCGATAGCCTTAATTCCGGTAGCGACAAAGGGCAGGCTTTGCCCAACAGTTACCAGCGAACTTGCAAAGCTGACCATGCCGATAGTGGCTTTACCAGCCATAACCGCGCCGACTATCATGGCTACGTTTTCAATACCGCCTACAGCGGAGATAAAGCCAGCGACCATTGAGCCGACCTTGTACAGCCCTTTGCCGAAATCAATAACCGCCGGAATCATATCGCGCACAGTATCGCCTACGCCCATAAGATCGTCTTTGTGAGAACGGACATAGTCGGCAAGCTTGGGTGCATATTCGGAAATGAGCGGGGCCAGCGCGCCACCGATCAGGCCGGAAATTTCAGCGGCAACCGAACCGACCACCGTGGACATTTGCGAAAAGGCGGTATTGTAATCAGCCGCGCCCTTGCGCCCTTCTTCAGATAGAACATTTAACCGCTTTTGCTGATTTATGATTTCGTCCACGCCTTCCTTACGCGTCCGCAGATAGCCGAAAAATTTGTTAGCTTCGCCGCCCATAAGAATATCAGCGGCGGCTGAAGCCTGTTGTCCGTCCGGCATGGCCTTGATTGCCTCGGCTATGCGCTTGAACTGTTCTTCCGGGGCAATGCCTTGAAGCTCTTCAAAGGATAAGCCGAGCATTTCAAGGGACTCTTTAACCGGGGTAATCTCTTCAAGCCCGGCGGACTCACCCAGCTTGTTATTCATTTCTTCAATGAGGTCGCCCACGGTATCCACTTCAAACCCGGCTTCTTTGGCAATGCCTCCCCATGCCTGAAACTCTTCAGCGGATACACCCAAGGCCCGTGCAAGCTTGACCTGTTCGCCCGTGGCCTGATTCGCCATAGTAACCGCAGTGCCAACAGCGGCGGCCCCGGCAACTACAGTAGCCCCGACCATGCCCCCGGTGCGCGCCAAGTCGCCAACCTGCTGTTTCATCTTGCCGCCAGCTTTCACAGCGGCGGACATTTTCTTATAAGCCTTGCGTGATTTATCAAGCTGGCGGGAAAGTTTGCGGTGCGCTCCGGTGAGGTTCTTAGTATCAACCCCG contains the following coding sequences:
- a CDS encoding phage tail tape measure protein; this translates as MASKKYSAVVEVGGAVKSTFGSSMGNVQSGLVSVGDAVKDTDSRFGDFSSGMAETETVFDKIGSALQEVEARQGRVGDSLKLLSGDVSLYADELKEARAKMDLLNQYDPAAVRESGKAYRELKRDASKLRKEYQKHPKPTKKMLNEVKRAEAAADKAGKAYKANQKKLASLGAELEKAGVDTKNLTGAHRKLSRQLDKSRKAYKKMSAAVKAGGKMKQQVGDLARTGGMVGATVVAGAAAVGTAVTMANQATGEQVKLARALGVSAEEFQAWGGIAKEAGFEVDTVGDLIEEMNNKLGESAGLEEITPVKESLEMLGLSFEELQGIAPEEQFKRIAEAIKAMPDGQQASAAADILMGGEANKFFGYLRTRKEGVDEIINQQKRLNVLSEEGRKGAADYNTAFSQMSTVVGSVAAEISGLIGGALAPLISEYAPKLADYVRSHKDDLMGVGDTVRDMIPAVIDFGKGLYKVGSMVAGFISAVGGIENVAMIVGAVMAGKATIGMVSFASSLVTVGQSLPFVATGIKAIGAAIAANPIGLIVGAVVGGAMLIWKYWEPIKDFFSGLIDTVGSVVSSVGSFFGFGDDEEEEEPLPKVGDTVKKSMPVAEARTETITQALPVELRSSQSQQSISNKYDIQVHAATGQDPEEIADAVMRKLDEEGRNNARLALHD
- a CDS encoding phage tail protein produces the protein MGMLKLGDFIFSVDTAAYQALQRSTARRWAKIQRIGKRVAHQDLGPGDDAITLPGVIYPTYKGGLTQIDEMRKMMNAGEPLMMVDGQGNVHDKWIILSVTGNDSVFFQDGVAQQQDFSIKIERFEE